The following DNA comes from Mycobacterium sp. MS1601.
TAACTCATCACGACGCACCCGCGCATTCCATCGGCGAGCCTCGGTGTCGTACTCCGCACTCAGCAGCTCGGTGCCGGTCCAGAAGTTGAGTTCCATGCTGTCGGCGTAGAACTCGAACCAGTTCGCGAGTTTGTCTTTCGGAATGTAGGTCGGCCACGTATCCGGAAAGGGAAGGTAGGGCAGGTGATTGATCCACACCTGATTGTGCAGTGTCAGCGAGTGGTACCGCTTGCGCCAGTTATCGCCGATACGCTCCATCTTGTCGACGATCAAAGTGTCGACCCCGAGCTGTTTCAGGCGCGCCGCCACGGCGAGGCCGGCCTGCCCGCCACCGACAACGAGAACCGCAGGATCGCGGTCCTCGTACTTCGCGGACGCAATTCGCTGATCCAGCCAGTTGTCGCCGCCGAAGTTGCGGGAGTACTCCTTGCCGTGTGGACGGCGCACGCCACTGGTCTCCTCAAATCCGGTGAGCTCGACCAGCGACGTCATCACGGTGGTGGCGACGAACTGTCCGCGGGCGTTAGGGGAGATCCGCAGCACACCCTTTCCGCGTCCGACGCGGGTTGCGAAGTCGAAGAACGCTTCGATGGCATCCACACCGGCGCGCTGGACCCACCGCGGCGCGGGGGACTCCGACAGCACGAACTGAGATGGCTCCATCGTGTCGAGGGTGTCCTCGAACGCAAGACGAATCTGCCTGCGCCCGACGAACGTATGGAGATGCCATGTCAGACTGAGGATGTCGCGCCATGAGCCGTCGTCGGCGAACAGCCCAGCTGCCCGGGCTGCGTCGCGCTTGCCCGCGGCGTCTGCGAACGCGTTGAGCCACTCTCCGGCGGCGTCGCGCGTCGAGGTCTGAAGGTGTTCTTGCGTGAGGGTCATGAGCAGATGTCCTTTATCGCGTGGTGCGTGGGTGTTCAGAGACCGCACATGGTCAGGGCAGATACGCCGAGCTCGCGTAGATCGACTGGTACTCGAAGTACGCTTCAAGACCTTCTGGCCCGCGCTCGCGGCCGATCCCGCTGTTCTTCATCCCACCGAAGGGGGCGTTCGGGTCGACGGAATAGTAATTGACACCTACCGTTCCGCTTCGAATACGTTGCGCAACAGCCATTCCACGTTCTTCGTCGCATGTCCACACCGAGCCCGCCAACCCGTAGTCGCTGTCGTTGGCGATGGCGACTGCCTCGTCGTCACCGTCATAGGGGATGACGACGAGTACCGGGCCGAACACTTCTTCACGCGCGATCGGATCGGCATTGTCGACATCGGCGAACAACGTCGGCTCGACGAACCATCCCCGGGGTTCTCCCGCCGGCCGTCCGCCACCCACCACCAGACGTGCCGATGATTCCTTCGCCCGTCCGATGAAGCCCAACACCCGTTCGCGGTGTTGACCGCTGACCAGAGGCCCGCACGTCACCTCGGGGTCCAGGGGATTGCCGACCACCAGCCCACTGAGAAATTCGGCGACAGCGTCGACCACCTCCGCGTAGCGCGATCGGGGCGCCAGAATGCGGGTTTGCGAGGTGCACGTCTGACCGTTGTTGCGCAGGGTGGCGTTGCCTATGTTCGCTGAAAACAGCTCGATGTCAACGTCATCGAGCACAACCGCGGCGGACTTGCCGCCCAGTTCCAGAGTGCATCTGCGGATCAACTGACCGCACGTGGCGCCGATCGAGCGTCCGGTCGCAGTGGATCCGGTGAAGGCCACCTTGTCGACACCAGGATGTGCGACCAGCGACGCCGAGACTTCTCTGTCGGCGACGACGATGTTGAGGACGCCATCGGGCAGCCCCGCAGCCACCGCCGCTTCGCCGAACACGTACAGATCCAGTGCGGTTTCTGGAGCCGGCTTGAGCACGACGGTGCAGCCCGCGGCCAATGCGGGCGCCACTTTGTCCATGGCCAGAGACTGC
Coding sequences within:
- a CDS encoding aldehyde dehydrogenase, which encodes MTVPKSPPAIASSEHIDRRHFFINGGWVPPHGGQVWRSLEAATEETLGTAALADEADIDAAVRAARAALDRGPWGRTTAAERADVLERFADALEARGSDTSRLVSQENGMPSGLSSVANIALPVNTMRYYANMIRTKSFDEVRRSAQGATLVRRQPVGVVAAIAPWNYPQSLAMDKVAPALAAGCTVVLKPAPETALDLYVFGEAAVAAGLPDGVLNIVVADREVSASLVAHPGVDKVAFTGSTATGRSIGATCGQLIRRCTLELGGKSAAVVLDDVDIELFSANIGNATLRNNGQTCTSQTRILAPRSRYAEVVDAVAEFLSGLVVGNPLDPEVTCGPLVSGQHRERVLGFIGRAKESSARLVVGGGRPAGEPRGWFVEPTLFADVDNADPIAREEVFGPVLVVIPYDGDDEAVAIANDSDYGLAGSVWTCDEERGMAVAQRIRSGTVGVNYYSVDPNAPFGGMKNSGIGRERGPEGLEAYFEYQSIYASSAYLP